Part of the Clostridia bacterium genome is shown below.
TTATGTAAAGAACAGCATGGAAAAGCACGAAATGTATAATAGTATAGAGGTTGTCTACACCAAGGAGTTCGAAAGTGCTGACAACTACATAGAACGCTATATTGCCGGACTTTGCAGAGAAGACTATATAACGGTAGCCACCTCAGACTGGGTGGAGCAGATAATGGTGCTCGGACTGGGAGCAGTAAGACTCCCGGTACGAGAGCTAATATTGGATGTTGCTGCAATGAAGAAAGCTATGAATGAGAAGTTTATTAACAAGCTGGAAAATAAAAGGAATCTTCTTGAAAACAGTATAAATCCAAAAATCCGCAGCGCCCTAGAGAAATGGCGGCGTGAGGACACCGAAACTTGACTAAGCCCATATATGTATGTATAATAATATTATGGTTTTCTATGTCAAATACTTGGAGGCGATAGAGTGGAAGCTAATGCAGAAAAAAGATTCGTTGAAAGCTATGATACCATGCTTGATGAAGAAATTGTACTTAGTGCCAGAGAAGGTAATTTGACATCCCTCGAGTACATAATCAACAAGTACAAAAACTTTGTCAGAGCAAAGGCCAGATCGTACTTTCTAATCGGCGCTGACAAGGAAGATATAGTACAAGAGGGTATGATAGGCTTATATAAGGCAATCAGGGACT
Proteins encoded:
- a CDS encoding NYN domain-containing protein, yielding MKEYLIVDGYNVINGWDELKAESVHSLEVSRQKLLDIMSDYQGYRDIIVIVVFDAHYVKNSMEKHEMYNSIEVVYTKEFESADNYIERYIAGLCREDYITVATSDWVEQIMVLGLGAVRLPVRELILDVAAMKKAMNEKFINKLENKRNLLENSINPKIRSALEKWRREDTET